A part of Sulfoacidibacillus ferrooxidans genomic DNA contains:
- a CDS encoding type II secretion system F family protein: MSWLSLVTGAFVALSVIAFVLYRMEVVVDVRRALAPIRYGASVPKENPFVAIANAIERPEAATLWIRSAFIVSIVVVLVAVVVRFPLLVLLVGPVWLGLVLYSRSQLRSYRSKLAAQTRVSELMLVFLSRAGASVSDALHVLSSQFDEPLKSRLKEVEVKSHYATLPIALQQLADSTGVQQLADFASLVGESEQYGTPIADAVLRSYRLEARLRENKARKRFSNVSLELALISMGLIAFPGFGFILYALLQYILRMFTGAMI, translated from the coding sequence ATGAGCTGGTTATCGCTCGTAACGGGCGCGTTCGTTGCGCTGTCTGTGATCGCTTTTGTTCTCTATCGTATGGAAGTGGTCGTTGACGTACGACGTGCACTCGCACCCATTCGATATGGAGCGAGCGTTCCAAAAGAAAATCCCTTTGTGGCCATTGCAAACGCCATAGAACGTCCAGAAGCCGCGACTCTATGGATACGATCCGCGTTCATCGTGTCGATTGTGGTGGTCTTGGTGGCAGTCGTCGTGCGCTTTCCATTGCTTGTGCTCTTGGTTGGCCCTGTGTGGTTGGGACTGGTGCTGTATAGTCGCAGTCAATTGCGGTCGTATCGATCGAAACTAGCCGCACAAACGCGAGTATCTGAATTGATGCTTGTGTTTCTCTCGCGAGCTGGAGCGTCTGTATCCGATGCGTTGCATGTGCTGTCCAGTCAGTTTGATGAACCGCTCAAAAGTCGATTGAAAGAAGTGGAAGTGAAGTCTCACTATGCGACGCTACCTATCGCGCTTCAACAATTGGCTGATTCAACAGGTGTTCAGCAATTAGCGGATTTTGCGTCTCTCGTGGGGGAGTCGGAACAATACGGAACGCCGATTGCCGATGCGGTATTAAGGAGTTATCGCTTAGAAGCGAGGCTTCGAGAGAATAAAGCGCGTAAACGGTTTAGCAACGTCTCCCTTGAACTGGCACTGATTTCGATGGGACTGATTGCGTTCCCAGGATTCGGATTCATCTTATATGCCTTATTACAATACATCTTGCGCATGTTTACGGGGGCGATGATCTAA